Proteins co-encoded in one Coxiella burnetii genomic window:
- a CDS encoding CBU_1268 family Dot/Icm T4SS effector translates to MRELMTQKLNFDWAVVGAGPAGTAAVGELLDAGVDAQSIAWIDPHFQVGDFGRYWGEVTSNTRVHLFLEFLTGYRAFNYANKTCSFPIDSFEKTNFCLLKHVAEPLQWIADYMRNRVVSYQTYVNELSVQKAEWHLQTQHKSIKAKKVILATGAYPKTLPFHEKLNEKISPIEIYDALHPLKLAKRCQAEDTVAVFGSSHSSMLIIRELTKIGVKKIINFYLAPIRFALPLGDWILYDNTGLKGETAKWVRENIIQQCLPSVERYPSTEENIRQFLPQCTKTIYAVGFFQRAPLIREINLSDYDVCTGIIAPGLFGTGIGFPRQVTTPLGATEMNVGLWKFMHDIRKVMPIWQQYGL, encoded by the coding sequence TTGCGAGAGCTTATGACACAAAAATTGAATTTCGATTGGGCGGTGGTGGGTGCTGGACCGGCAGGAACAGCTGCAGTGGGGGAGCTTTTGGATGCTGGCGTGGATGCTCAAAGCATCGCGTGGATTGATCCTCATTTTCAGGTCGGCGATTTTGGCCGTTACTGGGGAGAGGTAACTTCTAACACTCGAGTGCATTTGTTTCTTGAATTTTTAACGGGTTATCGTGCTTTTAATTATGCCAATAAAACTTGTTCCTTTCCCATTGATTCATTTGAAAAAACGAACTTTTGTTTGCTAAAACACGTCGCCGAACCGCTGCAATGGATCGCCGATTATATGAGAAATCGGGTGGTTTCTTATCAGACATACGTGAATGAATTATCGGTGCAAAAGGCTGAATGGCATCTACAGACTCAACATAAATCGATAAAAGCAAAAAAGGTTATATTAGCGACGGGAGCTTATCCAAAAACGTTGCCCTTTCATGAAAAATTAAACGAAAAAATAAGTCCTATTGAAATTTACGATGCGCTTCATCCCCTAAAGTTAGCGAAGCGTTGTCAAGCAGAGGATACCGTTGCTGTTTTTGGTTCCTCTCATTCTTCCATGCTCATTATACGAGAATTGACGAAAATAGGCGTTAAAAAAATTATTAATTTTTATTTAGCGCCCATTCGTTTTGCGCTTCCGTTAGGAGATTGGATTTTATATGACAATACAGGTCTTAAAGGAGAAACCGCGAAATGGGTCCGTGAAAACATTATTCAACAATGTCTACCGTCAGTGGAGCGCTATCCTTCCACGGAAGAAAACATTCGCCAATTTTTGCCGCAATGCACAAAAACGATTTATGCGGTGGGTTTTTTCCAGCGGGCGCCTCTTATCCGAGAAATTAATTTATCTGACTATGACGTTTGCACGGGGATCATTGCCCCTGGGTTATTTGGGACGGGGATTGGTTTTCCTCGTCAGGTGACTACGCCGTTAGGCGCAACTGAAATGAACGTCGGCCTGTGGAAATTCATGCACGATATTCGAAAAGTGATGCCGATTTGGCAGCAATACGGTCTATAG